The following nucleotide sequence is from Drosophila simulans strain w501 chromosome 3L, Prin_Dsim_3.1, whole genome shotgun sequence.
tcctcctcctctaGCTCCGTCTCCACCGCATCGAGTCAACCTGCTGCCCCGGCGCCCGCCCTGCCATCTGATTCTTCATCTGGCTACGACTCCGCTACCAGCTACAATCGCCCCAGCTACGATCCCAATGGCTTCAGCTACGAAGATGGACAGGAAGTGGAATACCAGGATCAATATCCGCCAGAGGTTGATGATGGCCAGGGGTACGAGGACTATGCCGATCCGTCGGGCTACCAGGGAGGTTCGGGCTATCTGCCACCTGCTCCTGCCAGAGGCTATGCTCCTCCCCAGCGTCCCCTTGTCACCAAGACTATCCAAATAGTGCAGCCAGCTCTGAAGGCCAAGAAGTACGAGGTCCGTcatccagccatccaaaaGGAGTTCTATGACATCGAGGAGCGTGTGGTGATCAAGCCGGCGGGAACTCTGGTCGTTGAGCTGGAGCATCCGGTTGCCAAGATTCCCAAGGGAGAAACCCTGCTGCCTTTGGGACATCCCCATCCTGCAGTGGCTTCCGCctacagcaacagcaacaatggtCAAATCCAGTCGCAGACATATAACAACAATGTGCCCGAGTACAGGCCGTCCTATgatgcagctccagctcccgcCAAGGATCAGCAGTCCACCACCATCGGCTCCAGTGTGACCACAATGCCTTCCTACGATCAGCAGCCCAAAGATGACTTCGTGGAGTCCCggttgcaacagcagcagccccTGGGAGATGTCACCGATGGTGGAAAGAGCTCACCCTCGTTCATATCCGGAGTGGATGCCAATGGAAACGCCGTCAAGATCAACGCCAAGCACCTGTCACCCAAGATGATCCAGCGCGCGGAACCGGAGCAGGATTACTCCCGATCAGGCCAAAGGGTCTATCAACAGAGAAACAACTTCAACCGCCAGCCATACAACCAGGACGACGACTACTTCTCCGGCGAATATCTGCCCAATGTGAGTGCCGGCAGTGTGGAGGCCAAGCCAGCGCGACTGGAGCTGGCGGAGGAGAAGGAAGACGAGCGACCCACCCAGATAATCAAGCACGAGCACAAGATTCACTTGCCGCCCTCGCAGCACAACATTTACCTGGGACGCACAAGCCAAACGCCCCTGAAGGAGCGAAGAATCCAGGAGGTGCCCGCCCAGGTGACCGAGATAAAGCCCTACCTCAGGAACCACGTTGGACCCACTGTGTTGTATTCAAAGCCTCAAACTCCTAGGACGTACTACAACCAGCCATCCCGGCAGCGCGTTGCCGAGGAGCTGGACTACAGTGCGCCCTACTCCCAGATGAGATTCAGCCCGGACAACCACTCCTCCAGACTCGTCCAGTCGCCCCAGGTGCGATACAGTACGGAGAGCCAGTCCTCGCGGCTGGTTGAGGCACCCAAACCagaggagcagaagcaggagccCAAGAAGGAGCAACAAAACACCCACATCCAAATCCAGATAGCCAGTGACCAGGAGAAGTCTGCAGTGGTGGCCACCACTATTGCTCCGGACTGCGACAGGGGACAGCAAAGAGCAGATCTGGGGCAGCAGAAGTCCCAGCGTCTGGTGGAAGCACCCATCTCCGAGGTATCCGCCACCCAAGCTACTCCGTCCCAATCGAAGTCCCAGCCCGATGTGGACGTCTCGCTCAATGGAGCCGCTGGCCATCTGAAACCCAACGAGAGGGTCAtcgcagcaacagccgcgCCAACTGATGCCTCCGCCACCAGCGAGACCTTTCACAAGCGCCGCATCGTTGTCAACCATCCATTCCAGACGGTTCGCGAAGTGGTCGAGCACGAGCCCTTCACCAACTACCATCAGATTCAGGTGAACGAGCCGGCTCCGCCCTCGCACTACCACCAGGCCTACTACCAACCGGCGCTGCAGACCCACGGGAGTTTGGTCCACTTCCAGACCTCGTCCGCACATGGCAACCTATACGGATAAGGGCTTAAGATTAGGGAAGGATCCAAAGTCGACCAACGAACGAACCCGGCCAATGCACTTTCTTTGCTAATCGTTATCTTAGTGTTAGGCTAGGTGCTAAACTTATCATGTACGCAAATCCGGTGGAAGGGCCCTTTCCATGATGACATGACCCTGATCTTCTTTCGCATTAATTCGATTTAAACTCGTAGGCTTAAGTGCAGTTTTACTTGCCAACAATAAAGTGCATACAAAATGCTAAAAAGGAATTGATTTgccatgttttgttttaatatatatatatatatatatatatcacatatgtatatggctaTACAAATGTTATataaaagtgttttgtttttggttagACATAAGGCAATATATAGTTTTAGAGGGCATATTAGCTAATGAAATTCCAAAATCTTGAGCTTTGCTTCCTTAGATtgttcaaatttaaaaacattcttCTTACGCTGATATCGATGGTTCTCCTAATGGACACTCCACCTGGTCTTGTTACGCTCGTTTGGGCTTTTCAAGAGGCTCATCGTCACTGGAGTAGTCGGATTCGGGACTGTGAGCAACCTTTTTCCCTCTAGGAGCTTCTTCATCACTGGACACGTCCAACAGGTGAGTGTGAGCAACCTTTTTACTACGAGGAGTTTCTTCATCACTGGACACGTCCAACAGGTGAGTTCCAGCTCCGTTGAATACACTGGCGATCTTTTCTGTTCGGGCGGAGATTGCAACAGGATCTTCTACTGAAGTGGACAGCACGGCAGCCGTGATTAGCGTCGACGTGGAGGGCGCGTCCAGTTCAGGCTCTAAAATGCCAACAATCAGAATATGGGCTTAATCAATGACGATCTTTCCTACCCTGCTCATTGAGCAAGCCATGATTGGCCTCCCGCCGCCTGGTCACTACAATTGCCGTGATATAGAATGTGAAAATGGGCAGCAGGACAACTACCCCAACGGCGATGAGGAAGTTGGTCAGCTTCACCTCGCGTTGACAGCATTTCAGCGTTTTCGACCAATTCAAACGAGTGCGGTTCATCTAAGCAAAAGTGAAGCTGTAAAAATAGGCAAAtgttatgataaatttggacTTACATTGTCCTGCAGATCGAAGCACACACTTCCACCGACTTTCTTTTCCATGCTAAGGTAGAAGTCATTTAGATTCACGTAATCGTTTTTGCACTTGAAGCAAACTATATCCGGACTAGCAGATTCCAAGCAATCTTGCAACTTTGTTGAGGTATCGTTGTATACCATCCAAAAATTATCCCTGAAGCAATCTGGAAAGTAGGAAAAGATTAGTGAATCCCAAATGAACAAAGTACTGATGCACACTTTCGCAGTTGGCCTTTTGCCACAGGCTAGTGAGGATTCCTTGGGTGTTAGCCACTATATTGATCCTGTCCGAGTTCAAATAACGCTTGGCACAGGTGTCATTCGCAATTAGGTTTCCGTAATCCTTGGTGAGATTGTGGTAGAGATCGAAGCAGCCCTCACACAAATTCACGGGCACTGATTTCGTGGTGGCGCAGTAGATGAACTTGCTCTGTGCATCGCCAAGATCGCCGAGCAATTTCTCGCAGGAATGTTTCTTCCCGGCCAGCAGCAGGTTAAACTGTCCACTTAGGGTTAGGATAAGCCCCAAGAATGCAATGTACCTCCGCATCTTTTCGTGTGCTTTGCTCTTCGCTTGCTCGAAGGAGATGGCGGAGGAAACCAGGAGGGCGGAAAGCCGGCGAATCCGCTGGTGCTTCGGGTTATTGATACGGGTGCTCGCTTTTCGCACACCCAAGTTCTTCTATGAAATATATTCTTTCTGAAGGGGAGTGTCGGGTGAGTTGCTGTTGGCATTACTAATGAAACTCACATTCTTACCTTCTGCACACTAAACAATATCACAATTTaacaaatacttttataaattcgtatatatttgtattgcaCTTGACTATCTGCTGGAGACATCATCCATCAATAGTTCTGCATGCATTAAGTTACTGGCACACCAAATAGTTGTCCACTTGCAATAGAAGCAATTATTCTgtgaatttataaacaaaacaacagcGATTAGTTAGATGTCCGAAAATATCGAGCCTTTTACACTTCGACTTTTAGTGAGGAACCGCTATGAAAGCGTGGAACATCTGGCAACGCTAGAAAGTTGGcgcaaattttcaaattttcttttatagtATTGGCCAGTTTTCTCTCCTAAATTGCAATTGTAAATTCAGTTGtctttgatttcttttaataCCCTAACCAAATTCCCGTTTTCCCCATTATGAAGATTAATTGCTGTGAGTATCATATCAAAAATAGATCACGatgtttactttaaaattgcaCGTTTCATTTAGGCAACTGCTGATCAAACTCAGAGCATTGTTTATCATTTATTTGTGAAAAATCTGTAAACAACCCTTCACAATGAGATTATTTCGATGAAAGGAACCTAAGCGAGTTACATAAATAGATGCATAAATGCGGGGCAGTTGTAATGCTGAAATACATCTTTTTACAGATGAATGACCCAAAACAACTAACTTGTACGATTACGTGGAGCAAATAAAGCTTGGGGTTTTTCCGTTATCAATCGAGTTCCGTATGAtcagtaaaatatataaaatttttatcCATAGGTCAGGAAGGGTTGTCTATTTATTACTCAATGCACATGGATAGACTCTTCTAACCTAAATGGGTATACATGTACATCTTATTCAGCATCCTTCGCACCAGCATTTTAGACTGGGGCTGCAGTGTCCACTGGTTCGTCCTTCTCTATGGCAGATATCTCTGCACTTCTTCCTGTGCCACACAGCACAGGAACCCCTATATCTTCCGGAAAGGCA
It contains:
- the LOC27209318 gene encoding mediator of RNA polymerase II transcription subunit 15 — its product is MFRGVLVLLLVACSQVDAATHVNISIAQQPATNPADVKYVDGMAPAELRAGPQRDEDQQFQRIQERQQQVLSQSQSQQQQQQQQQVSQTQQQQQPQQLSPRQGLGLQPPAQGQPPMSKNGRLPRRRNHSRRPSIHQQPPHSGQFRQRNQQLRQNQEFERYIQSYHSHGPTVETVYESSNPSPQRYTQTSSGISSSSSVDDAAPQKLVTIGGHRSQQLRMFERQVAAPVATQGQSANVEAAQDSKPIYEPQQAPIQTANIAPAVSSSSSSSSSSVSTASSQPAAPAPALPSDSSSGYDSATSYNRPSYDPNGFSYEDGQEVEYQDQYPPEVDDGQGYEDYADPSGYQGGSGYLPPAPARGYAPPQRPLVTKTIQIVQPALKAKKYEVRHPAIQKEFYDIEERVVIKPAGTLVVELEHPVAKIPKGETLLPLGHPHPAVASAYSNSNNGQIQSQTYNNNVPEYRPSYDAAPAPAKDQQSTTIGSSVTTMPSYDQQPKDDFVESRLQQQQPLGDVTDGGKSSPSFISGVDANGNAVKINAKHLSPKMIQRAEPEQDYSRSGQRVYQQRNNFNRQPYNQDDDYFSGEYLPNVSAGSVEAKPARLELAEEKEDERPTQIIKHEHKIHLPPSQHNIYLGRTSQTPLKERRIQEVPAQVTEIKPYLRNHVGPTVLYSKPQTPRTYYNQPSRQRVAEELDYSAPYSQMRFSPDNHSSRLVQSPQVRYSTESQSSRLVEAPKPEEQKQEPKKEQQNTHIQIQIASDQEKSAVVATTIAPDCDRGQQRADLGQQKSQRLVEAPISEVSATQATPSQSKSQPDVDVSLNGAAGHLKPNERVIAATAAPTDASATSETFHKRRIVVNHPFQTVREVVEHEPFTNYHQIQVNEPAPPSHYHQAYYQPALQTHGSLVHFQTSSAHGNLYG
- the LOC27209428 gene encoding osteopetrosis-associated transmembrane protein 1 — encoded protein: MRRYIAFLGLILTLSGQFNLLLAGKKHSCEKLLGDLGDAQSKFIYCATTKSVPVNLCEGCFDLYHNLTKDYGNLIANDTCAKRYLNSDRINIVANTQGILTSLWQKANCENCFRDNFWMVYNDTSTKLQDCLESASPDIVCFKCKNDYVNLNDFYLSMEKKVGGSVCFDLQDNMNRTRLNWSKTLKCCQREVKLTNFLIAVGVVVLLPIFTFYITAIVVTRRREANHGLLNEQEPELDAPSTSTLITAAVLSTSVEDPVAISARTEKIASVFNGAGTHLLDVSSDEETPRSKKVAHTHLLDVSSDEEAPRGKKVAHSPESDYSSDDEPLEKPKRA
- the LOC6736633 gene encoding drosomycin gives rise to the protein MMQIKFLIALSAVLMLIFLGAEESHADCLSGRYRGSCAVWHRKKCRDICHREGRTSGHCSPSLKCWCEGC